A window of Gossypium hirsutum isolate 1008001.06 chromosome D13, Gossypium_hirsutum_v2.1, whole genome shotgun sequence genomic DNA:
TCTCACTCtgcacaaataaataaaatggaaattatacACCTAAATAGCCTAAAAATAAATGCCAAATTCAGCACATCCAAATTAAGATCTTAAAGAAAGAATGCAGGTTGAgaatatataaaattcaaatgtATTAGAATAGAAAACCAACACACCTTCGGGGTACCCTCACCAAGCCCAGCAGCACCAGATGTCCTCTCCGCAGCAGCATGCCCATTTTCTGAAGGTGACTTCTGAACAGACAATAATGGATCAGCAAAATAGATGTCTTCATGCCCACCAACGACATCTGGACCAGCACGAGTAGGAGCTATTATTTGCCCATTATTCTCTACAGGCCTATTATCTGGTTTAGATAAAAAGTTTATTAGCTATTTATTACAAAGCATGTGAACACCGCGTTACGCTGCATCAAAGCtcaataaagctaaaataataagttaaaaataaaagttgatggGGGACAAAAACCTTTATTTACATCCGCTGCGAGTGACTGTGTCTGTTGCTGCAACGGCTGACTCTTATATTTCTCTAAGATGGCTTGCCTTCGCTTCCTACTTTCCTCTTTAATCCTATTGAGTTCTGcctcttcctcctcctctccagCAAGTTTTAACGTAATCCTTTCTTCAAAATCGTCTTGCTCCTCTTCATCTCTGAACAAATCAGATATATACGAACTGATTAGATTACGATAGAACAAAATACCATGAAACATCTTTTTCAAATGAGGTATACCTTTTTAGTTTATCACCATGTCTTTCCAATGAATCGATGTTAGAACCATGAACCTTTACTGTTTCATTCTTCCTTGTTCCGTCTCGATAAATTTCTGTTTCATCCCGTTTCGAGTGAGAATGTTTCTTATATCTATCTCGATCACCATAGCCAtcattttcaatttcaatattcCTATCTCTATCCCTACTCCTGTCCCTTCTCCTTTCCCTCTCCCGCTCTTGGTTCCATTCTTCAGTTTTTTCCCTTCTCCTATCTCTATCTCTATCATAAGCACTGCTATGATCCCTGCTCCAATCTCTTTCCTTCTCCCTCTTCCTATCTCTATCTGCTTCTGTATCCCAGATCCTATCATGCACCTTCTCCCTTCTCCTTTCACCATCTAGATCCCTGTCCCGGCTCTTCCCTCGCTCCTTCTCCCTTCTCCTTTCCCTCTCCATTTCTCTCTCCCTACTCCTCTCTCGCTCCTTCTCCCTTCTCCTTTCACCACTCATGTCTCTATCTCTACTCCTTGCTCGCTCCCTCTCCCTTCTCCTCTCACCATAAATCTCCCTGTCCCTGCTCCATTCAACTCCCATCTCCCTTTCTCTGCTTCTGTCGCGGTCCTTCTCCCCTCTTAATTCCCAATCCATCTCCCTTTCCCTGCTCCTCTCTCTACCACGTGTCTCCATGTTGCGATGCCTTTCTTCACCCATATATCTGCCATAACTGGCACTTCGTTCTCTTTCATCATTCCTAACTAAGTTTCTACTACCATGTTGCCCATCCTGACTAGGGTCGCGTTCGTGACGGCGACTTCTTTTCAAAAGAGCCTCCTCATCTACTATGCTTTGGGAACGTGATCTTTCCCTCACAATATAACGTGACTCAGATCTACTCCTAGTATAATCATAGCATCTTGAATCAAGTGGTGAGCTAGCTGATGTTTTGTATTTTTCCCCAGAACTTTCAGAGGACAACGAGTTTCTTGTGTCGCTTAATTTCTTGTCATCAACCTCTTTGACATCCTCATGGTAATTCTTTTTCTTACCACTTCTTGAAGGTGACCTATTGATATGATCATCAGAGACAACTCTGGGGACCAATTCTCCTTGAGACTCAACACTTAAATTTCCAGAGAGCCTAGAATGATTATGCTTCCTATCTTCACTCTTGTCACCAATCCCTCTTACTTGCTCATCCACAGAATTACTATTTTCGCCAGCTCCCTTCAAAAATAGACAATGCAAACAAGAAATTGAGTGCACAAACTTGAAACGCATCATtctaaaaaattgaaagaacagTAATTACAAGCACATATATGCAACAACTGTAACCAGCTCTTACAACTGAATAGTAAGCCATCAGTCTCCACTGAAACGCCTAGGAGGATACTTCTTTTTGCAATTCAAACATTTTCTTTGTGTGGTAGTGCATATGAATGGGATACTCACTCAGTAATCTAACAAGCTCTCACAAACCACAGATTCATTAtcccaattttataaaaatataacataatcCACGAAAATATGCAATAAAGGTCCGTCAGGTCACCGAGAAAAAAGGGCTTGATGAAATTTGTCAAAATTTCCAAACTCAGTCAGCAAGCAACCAAAAGAATAACTTCTTCCAAGTACTGCCCAAcactcaaatttcaaaattttgcttgataaaattcaaaaccaagtaaaagggtacaaatatcaaaatatttaaaaaattccccCTTGAAACTAAAGAAAGAGCCCGAGTGTCTTCCCCAATTTCTCAGTAACTAAACGGCAAATGGAAACACAAATGATAGTAAGCACTAAACACAGCCGTGACAAATTAAAACAAGCAAGGGTAAACTGAACACACCGGATCCGAAACATCCCGGCCATCGCGAGATTGATCAGCCTTGATTTCGGCGGTCGGTTCCTCATCAAGAATCTCTCCTTCCTCGACGTCATCATCAGGTCCAGGAATCGAAGGAGGAGGAAGCGGATCTTCACCGCTATCTCTGGCTTCGTCCTCGTGCTTTTTGCTGCGATGGCGGTGGTGACGATGTTTGTGGTGGCGATGCTTGTGGCGTTTGGAGGATTTATCGGTTTCCTCTTCGTCGGATGGAGAACGACGGTGCTTCCTTCGATGAGAATCTGTGGTGTCGCTAGCCATTGGGAATTAATTGCAGAAAATCTAGGGTTAAGATTAGGGTTTTTTCAATGagattgtttttcttttaatattcttGGAGCGAAAGAAAATagttttacctttttattttcgttttcGTATTTATGGACTGTTTTCTGGCTTTGGGATTTTGGGCTGCTTGATTTGGGGGCCGCTGCTCTTTCGTACGTGCCGGTTTGAAGCGTGTGGCggctatataaatatatatttttttttctctaaatttccaGGGATACAACTTGTAAGGACTCAGCAATTAGTGTCTTTggtttaaatatatcaaattctGGCACATTAATTCAATTACTATGGGTATTATTATTAACGTAATAGAACGTAGATTCAAATGCCTTAAAGCTTAagtgaaattattcaaaaaatatatatcaaatctcctttatatttgaaattaaatttatatcaaCTAAGTTAAACCGATTTCAccaaattgatttgatttgatcaatttaatcaatttgaCCTAACTTTTACTAATTCCTAGCAATTTGGATAGaactattataaaattttcaaatttactaCGAATAAATCCTAAGATTGTTCATACGTTTTGGTACAATACAATAtgttatacacatatataattttatacataaaaattaatttaatttaatttctacataTCGATAATGTCATTATCAATGTAGATTCATTTTACATGTACATAGTACATctacaaataattttatttaattttttaatatatacaatttaataaaaattaatgtttcatATATACGAATCCCAATAGTAGCCTATTAGTTGGGTGTTCATCTACCTTACAAATAGTTAGAGTTGCAATTATCATTGTACCAAATTTtttcatatatacatttaaataaaattaaaaagatcaaaaaaattttaaaaaatttcacatgaaatcataattttaaaatttatcccaaTTTACAACTGAAAGAGTAATTATACTGTTCGAAAAAAAATAGCCCAATTTACAACTGTAAAGTTTTTATACCgttggaaaataaaaattatagtaaATACCAAGagcaaaaatataattaattccacaatttaaaaaaaagaagaagctctTTCTTATCtaggttaatttagtaaacttCTATTAATtatggactaaattttaaattgatctcttttaattaaattcttatgatatttatattgtttttattgaaTCATCAATTTAGGCGTTAAATACCTATTCAAATATACCATGCATTATTTTTAAAGTACAATGATCAAAATGTAAATGTGTATACTCATTACATGAATATCTTAGATTTGACGTGTTAAAAACACAACGTTATTAGATTTAGgatgatatatttttattatgttctaTCCAAATTGTTCATAGGATAGTTATACACTTGTAACccatatgttttaaatatattttgtgcTAAATTTGAATTAGAATTTATCACTAAacctaaaagtaaaaaaaaatagtaaaaataaaaatattttactatttatctattttaaatttaatctctagAAAAGAAAAGAGTGCATGACACCGCAAATTACTTTtgaataaatctttaaaaccataTTATAGAACTATAGCATTTCGTGATTCATGGGTACAtcaactttgattctctattaaCCAATAATCTGAGACCATTAACATGGTTAAGGCCAAACCCGTTTGAAGTTCAGATGCAACAGGCTACTCTTTCTACTATTATGTTACTAAATAtagaaatattttcaaaataaaaatattttttcgatATAAAACACTCATGTTGATAAAACGATTTGGCCCTTTTTTTCAATGCTGAATCGATGACCTATGTATAAAGGGAGAAGAATTCTTTgaatttgaaggaaaaaaaagaaacaacttTGCTGACAAATTACAATTATACATTATACAATTCTAAGTACAATTAGAAATTCTAAATTatatgtaaattatttatttatttattatttattattatactttttagttttttgatatattttctattttggtaAGAATAATCCTCCGAATACTCTGGTCTTGGATCGATGGTTTACTTCTTGGATTTAAGAATGTAAGTCTAACTGTTATTgctattaaaattcttttattaaatttagatttattatagGGTTATTTTTTTACATGGTTATCAAGgtgtgttttatttttgaaaataaaaatagatggactaaatttcaaatgtgtgaaaagtacaaggatttagaGCAAAGACGAAAAGGAAGTTATACAATGCTCCAAATTAaacattttcatttgcaaaatcaATCAATTATTGAAATAAACTATCATCATAAATCTGTAGAATCCCTTTTTAGCAAAGCTTTTTCACATTTAAAAGAAGGGTTACAGGCATGAGGTATTACTATCAGGTCAATTATTGGAATTGGTTTTCCATGGTTGTTTAAAAGTGTTAAGATAGGAGATGTAGAACCAAAGAATATTTCTTCTTTTGACTCTTTCTCTCAAAGTCTTTGATTTTTGGAACCTGATTCTGCCACCCcaaaaagatgaaatttgattCATTATATCAGTTAACAAAGACTAGAAACTTTTCAGGTAAATGCTATGAAAGTGCCATATATACAAGTGAGATATGGCTAAACTGATAACCACACTGCTTTGaatcatttattttctttgaggCTGTAATAAACAAAAAATCTTGATAAGAAGAACAGTGTAGCATGTTGAATGTTTGTTTTGCTTTATTCCGATTCATCTTCGGAAAGTGCGAAAAATCCTCTTCACCATGCTCATTGCGCTGAGAGGATTCTTGTTAATAACAGCAACTTGCTTTCCATTACTAGGGTATCTACTGGTGAGTGTTACCTTCTTCTCCAACACATTCACCAAAACTGAGTCTGTCTCTGCCAATCAAAGAAGGAATACATACAGTTGATTACATTATTGTATTTGAGAAGacaattttaaaacaaaagtaCCCTTCATTCTTGACATTATGTGTGCTATTCTCCTTTGACACTCTGCACACTGAATATCGGCTGAGAGAACAACTTGGTGGACCTGTTCTCACCAAACATAAAACACAAAACACTACAGTTCATTAATAAAAGAGAATACAACAAGAGATAGAAAAAAAGAGAGTACTAACAAGTGGCATAGATAAGGATTCAACAGAGGCAAGGCTACTTCCAGGAAGCAATAGGCTTTTTGGGTtgttaagttcaatttttgtGACCTCCTCCTTGGCTTGACCAGGATGAAGCATGGTTTCTTTTATCCCTTAATGTAAACACTCAAAGGTATTCATACAGGAGAAAGAAGGTAACAGGGTTCAATCTGGAGCTGCAACCAAAGTGAAAATAAAAGGAATGGAAAAAGATATAGGAACAGCAGCTCCTGCTGTAACTCAACTACAACTGATGGTGCAAGCCCATCTTTTGGAGATGCTACAATTTGGAGGGTGAAGAAAGAGCATCTTAAACTGGTAAAGGGGAAAAAAAGGGTCTTTTTAATGCTTAGTTGAAGAAGATGCTTCATTCATGGAGGGTACCCCACATTCTACTTTTATCCTCATTTTGTTTTTCTCATCCGTAATAATTCTTTAAAGAAGTTGCTTGTGAGACCAAATTCGTATCAATGTCCCACTTTTAATCCATCATGACAAAGATTAGGTAACCACAAGGAGATTTGCTTTAGAATGAGACACAGACTCTTCAAAATTTTAGGAGGATACATCTTAATATGACAAAACTATAATCCTGAAAAGGCaggataatataatataatgacAATGAAATTCAACTTAAACCTAGGATACTATTTACAGCTGTTAAACTTTCAAAAGGGTAAAAGTGTTTCTATCTGCTTCCCTTTGGAGTGCATTCTTATAATTGCCCATTTTCTAGCTTAACGTCTGGGAATTGTAGCATTAATTAATAGCAATCCTTTATTAGAAGTCATAATCGTTTAATTCCTAATAATCAAATGTAAAGTGATGAAGACAGGGAATAAGCTCCTTAACCGAGATGATTACGACATGGATTAATCACTGGACCTACCATTGTCGCTGTTCTGCTACGGTGTGATACTCGTCACAAATTATCAGAAAAAGTCTGCATAGTTGTGCAATTGGCAAGAGCCAAGATTCGACAAAATTCCCAACCAACCAAACATTCAGTTGCGCCCATATCTGTCAAAACAACCCGCATCACATGTCGATTGTCGAGTATCCATGCAATGCTTTGAGCTCATGGTTGAAACATGCAACAAAATAAAcgtgtacgtatatatatatctcTTTTTACCCTACAATGATATACAGACTACATAAAAATCAGAATCTTCAAGCAACAATCTAAAAAATAGCCTAAACGTGGATCGGACTTTGCAAGACGCAAGGATAGATGCCATTGACTTCTCAAAAGAACATTTCCAACAAAACATTGCGTACAGGAGGTGCACTATGTACATGAAGGAAAATAAAATCCAATgtgggaaaaaaaaaaaaaaaaccaactccAAAATCTCCACTGAGAATGGGTCGATCACCTAGTCATAACCAAGCTTGCTAGAGGCGGCACTACTGAAGAACAGAATAATGGATCACCCATGTACTTGCAGTTATCATTATCAACGTTTATTGACGAAGGGTTTATAAATCTCTCACAAGTAACCAATCCTGAGGTGGCTTTTATGACATTTCTACTGTAATTCAGCTTCTGTACACAGGTCGTATTCCTTCTCTTCCTTGATGACTTCCACTTCAACCGGGAAAGCAAATCATCCTTTGAAAGATCTGGTACAACAACTACCACATCTTTTGCCCCAACACTTCCTGGTTCTACAGGAGAATCATTACAATCTGTGCCATCAGCACCGTACTGTACACCGTCACAAATGGTGGTATCTTCCACATTGCAATCATAAGATTTTCCTTCAACTTGCTTCCGGCCCCTAAATATGGAATTCACAAGATCATGCCTCTCCTTAATATTTATCCAACGATTTCCAATCCATTCCCGAGATTGCCTTACATCCCCACTGCCAAACACTGATTCCAGCTTTTCTTCTGCAAATAATATAATATGTCAGAGCTGGGAAATGGAAACCAGATAGACTTGATAGATGGTTCATGaccataaaaaaaacaaaacattaacATTCAGATTTGGAGTATTCTACAAACCTGggaaataaacatgaaatttatCTTCTGAATCCTTCTTAATGACAATGCCCTCCCACCACCCATCATGCCACCACGCATCAACAACAGACCCAACACCAATACATGAAGCATTACATCTTTGGTATTCTGAGGATGGTCGAACAGTTGTCCTTCCACAAATACGGATTCCCACTGGATCAGGAACAGCAACCCTCGATGCCAAAATCCATTCCTATAACATAAAGTCATAAATCATTTAGTAACTCAGAAGATAAAGAGTCAATAATATGAGTTCCCTCATTAATACTTCTTTACAGCCCtgtaaaccaaaaaaaataaaaataatacatgcCTCTAATTTGTTAGATTCATCAGCTGCATCCTCAATATCATGGTATTGCACCTTCATCTTATCCCTGTGCTTCTTGATTACATGAGCTCTAAACCAACACCCTCTAATACCACTATCTTGAGCTAATATCTCAACCTGGGAGCCTAATTTTAAATGCTGAGAAACATAGTGCTTAGTGTCACCAGCAGACAGGAATGAAGACCTACCTCCATTGAAACTTTCAGTTCCATTTTTTCTGTTCTGAAAATCTTGAAGATTTGCACCTAATGCATCTACAGACTCTCGACTGCCACTGAAATGCATGTAAACATCATCATCCTTTGACTGACAATATCTCTTTCTAGGTCTTATCCCAAAACCATCATCAATGTCCCAATCTGTTTCCTTATAATCAGCATGTTGCTGATGACTCGCGCAATTATTTGAAGGAGAAAGACTATACATATATCTAAGCATATCTTGTTTCCAATAACCCTTAACTTGAGTAATGTCAAAAGGCTTGAGATCATCATTTTCAAACTGCTTGCAGCATACAAATGGCTCCATCCGAGTATGTTTTGCTTCTTTCAGGAATTTCTTGAAATGCATATGACTAAGGACAGTAGCCAATCCATCTATGCATTCAATACTAAGATCTTGaagacaaagagaaaagaaaatctcTTTGTAATTATAATTGTGTGGCAAAACAATACCAACCTCATCAATTTTGTGAAACCATCGTACGACAACCATCTTATTGCCTCTAGAGTCCTCATATAAATCTTCCAAATATGCAACAAGTCGTTTATCCTCCTCAGCTAAGACATAAACAAAGTCATGAATCTGAGATGATTTGTAGATGGGACACAAAAGCCAAAAAAACAAGTTAGAAACTGAAGCCATGCGATGCAGAAATGGCAAGCCTTAAGGTTGAATAGAAGGAGATGGTTGATAAAGGAAGTTACACTCACCGAAATTTTTACACCATTCCTAAGGTAAGACTGATagtgttttctttttttcctacATATCCATGAAGAACCTAACCATAAAAATTCTTCAGTGTACTGGCCCAGCTTCCATGACTGAAGATCCTGTAGGAAGAAAAATAGGAACATTGTTAATGAACGGTTGATTGAGGGCAGAAACCCATATCGCCAACATATCATCCATACCTTGAGGGCTCCAAAATCCATGTTTTTCACATCTTTCCCATTCCAAATGCCATCAACTGAACAGTACGGCTCACGAGAAGACATATC
This region includes:
- the LOC107919914 gene encoding serine/threonine-protein kinase prpf4B isoform X2, whose amino-acid sequence is MASDTTDSHRRKHRRSPSDEEETDKSSKRHKHRHHKHRHHRHRSKKHEDEARDSGEDPLPPPSIPGPDDDVEEGEILDEEPTAEIKADQSRDGRDVSDPGAGENSNSVDEQVRGIGDKSEDRKHNHSRLSGNLSVESQGELVPRVVSDDHINRSPSRSGKKKNYHEDVKEVDDKKLSDTRNSLSSESSGEKYKTSASSPLDSRCYDYTRSRSESRYIVRERSRSQSIVDEEALLKRSRRHERDPSQDGQHGSRNLVRNDERERSASYGRYMGEERHRNMETRGRERSREREMDWELRGEKDRDRSREREMGVEWSRDREIYGERRRERERARSRDRDMSGERRREKERERSREREMERERRREKERGKSRDRDLDGERRREKVHDRIWDTEADRDRKREKERDWSRDHSSAYDRDRDRRREKTEEWNQERERERRRDRSRDRDRNIEIENDGYGDRDRYKKHSHSKRDETEIYRDGTRKNETVKVHGSNIDSLERHGDKLKRDEEEQDDFEERITLKLAGEEEEEAELNRIKEESRKRRQAILEKYKSQPLQQQTQSLAADVNKDVVGGHEDIYFADPLLSVQKSPSENGHAAAERTSGAAGLGEGTPKSERSDDIFCDDIFGETPTGVRKLGKGDGLPVIRSGLHDNWDDAEGYYSYRFGEILDGRYEVTAAHGKGVFSTVVRAKDLKAGATVPEEVAIKIIRNNETMHKAGQLEVQILKKLAGADPDDKRHCVRFLSSFKYRNHLCLVFESLHMNLREVLKKFGRNIGLKLTAVRAYAKQLFIALKHLKNCGVLHCDIKPDNMLVNEAKNVLKLCDFGNAMFAGKNEITPYLVSRFYRAPEIILGLPYDHPMDIWSVGCCLYELYTGKVLFPGPTNNDMLRLHMELKGPFPKKMLRKGAFTEQHFDQDLNFHATEEDPVTKKSIKRMILNIKPKDISSIIVGSPGEDPKMVANFKDLLEKIFVLDPEKRMTVTQALAHPFITGK
- the LOC107919914 gene encoding serine/threonine-protein kinase prpf4B isoform X1, whose translation is MASDTTDSHRRKHRRSPSDEEETDKSSKRHKHRHHKHRHHRHRSKKHEDEARDSGEDPLPPPSIPGPDDDVEEGEILDEEPTAEIKADQSRDGRDVSDPGAGENSNSVDEQVRGIGDKSEDRKHNHSRLSGNLSVESQGELVPRVVSDDHINRSPSRSGKKKNYHEDVKEVDDKKLSDTRNSLSSESSGEKYKTSASSPLDSRCYDYTRSRSESRYIVRERSRSQSIVDEEALLKRSRRHERDPSQDGQHGSRNLVRNDERERSASYGRYMGEERHRNMETRGRERSREREMDWELRGEKDRDRSREREMGVEWSRDREIYGERRRERERARSRDRDMSGERRREKERERSREREMERERRREKERGKSRDRDLDGERRREKVHDRIWDTEADRDRKREKERDWSRDHSSAYDRDRDRRREKTEEWNQERERERRRDRSRDRDRNIEIENDGYGDRDRYKKHSHSKRDETEIYRDGTRKNETVKVHGSNIDSLERHGDKLKRDEEEQDDFEERITLKLAGEEEEEAELNRIKEESRKRRQAILEKYKSQPLQQQTQSLAADVNKDNRPVENNGQIIAPTRAGPDVVGGHEDIYFADPLLSVQKSPSENGHAAAERTSGAAGLGEGTPKSERSDDIFCDDIFGETPTGVRKLGKGDGLPVIRSGLHDNWDDAEGYYSYRFGEILDGRYEVTAAHGKGVFSTVVRAKDLKAGATVPEEVAIKIIRNNETMHKAGQLEVQILKKLAGADPDDKRHCVRFLSSFKYRNHLCLVFESLHMNLREVLKKFGRNIGLKLTAVRAYAKQLFIALKHLKNCGVLHCDIKPDNMLVNEAKNVLKLCDFGNAMFAGKNEITPYLVSRFYRAPEIILGLPYDHPMDIWSVGCCLYELYTGKVLFPGPTNNDMLRLHMELKGPFPKKMLRKGAFTEQHFDQDLNFHATEEDPVTKKSIKRMILNIKPKDISSIIVGSPGEDPKMVANFKDLLEKIFVLDPEKRMTVTQALAHPFITGK
- the LOC107920482 gene encoding uncharacterized protein isoform X1, coding for MLHPGQAKEEVTKIELNNPKSLLLPGSSLASVESLSMPLVHQVVLSADIQCAECQRRIAHIMSRMKETDSVLVNVLEKKVTLTSRYPSNGKQVAVINKNPLSAMSMVKRIFRTFRR
- the LOC107920482 gene encoding uncharacterized protein isoform X2, giving the protein MLHPGQAKEEVTKIELNNPKSLLLPGSSLASVESLSMPLVHQVVLSADIQCAECQRRIAHIMSRMKDSVLVNVLEKKVTLTSRYPSNGKQVAVINKNPLSAMSMVKRIFRTFRR
- the LOC107920481 gene encoding uncharacterized protein translates to MSYHFSIKNRSLFFTSMPFYKLKSRREVVYWLNSVVSDMSSREPYCSVDGIWNGKDVKNMDFGALKDLQSWKLGQYTEEFLWLGSSWICRKKRKHYQSYLRNGVKISIHDFVYVLAEEDKRLVAYLEDLYEDSRGNKMVVVRWFHKIDEVGIVLPHNYNYKEIFFSLCLQDLSIECIDGLATVLSHMHFKKFLKEAKHTRMEPFVCCKQFENDDLKPFDITQVKGYWKQDMLRYMYSLSPSNNCASHQQHADYKETDWDIDDGFGIRPRKRYCQSKDDDVYMHFSGSRESVDALGANLQDFQNRKNGTESFNGGRSSFLSAGDTKHYVSQHLKLGSQVEILAQDSGIRGCWFRAHVIKKHRDKMKVQYHDIEDAADESNKLEEWILASRVAVPDPVGIRICGRTTVRPSSEYQRCNASCIGVGSVVDAWWHDGWWEGIVIKKDSEDKFHVYFPEEKLESVFGSGDVRQSREWIGNRWINIKERHDLVNSIFRGRKQVEGKSYDCNVEDTTICDGVQYGADGTDCNDSPVEPGSVGAKDVVVVVPDLSKDDLLSRLKWKSSRKRRNTTCVQKLNYSRNVIKATSGLVTCERFINPSSINVDNDNCKYMGDPLFCSSVVPPLASLVMTR